AGTGATCATTTAGTAATTCTCCTTACAGAAGCTCTGGTTGTTTTGGCTTCCAGATGGGCCTGGTTCCCAGGTGTTCCCAGTACTCAACTTCAGAGCCTCCAGGTTTAACCCACCATGGAAACAATCACCTGTAATGGATCAGGGGACTCCTCAACCATCTTCTACCTTATGGGCATCCCCTCTCTGCCAAAATGCCTCTTCCTtcctattttctttgtctttctcctcctctACATGCTCATCCTGATGGGTAATGCCTTGATCCTGGTGACTGTGGTGGCAAAGCCCAGCCTCCACAAGCCCATGTACTTCTTCCTAATCAACCTCTCCACCTTGGACATTCTTGTCACCACAACCACTGTCCCCAAGATGCTGTCCCTATTCTTGCTTGGGGACCGCTTCCTCAGCTTCCCTGCCTGCTTCCTGCAGATGTACCTGTTCCACAGCTTCTCCTGCTCAGAAGCCTTCATCCTGGTGGTCATGGCCTATGACCGCTATGTGGCTATCTGCCGCCCACTGCACTACCCTGTCCTCATGACCCCACAGACCAACGCTGTCTTGGCAACCAGTGCCTGGCTCACTGCCCTCCTCCTGCCCATCCCAGCAGTAGTAAGGACCTCCCAGATGGCATTTGACAGCATTGCCCACATCTACCACTGCTTCTGTGACCACTTGGCTGTGGTCCAGGCCTCCTGCTCTGACACTACCCCCCAGACCTTCATGGGCTTCTGCATCGCCATGGTGGTGtccttcctcccccttctcctggtGCTTCTCTCCTATGCCCACATCTTGACCTCGGTGCTTCGCATCAACTCCCAAGAAGGACGCTCCAAAGCCTTCTCCACCTGCAGCTCCCACctcctggtggtgggcacctactACTCATCCATTGCCTTAGCCTATGTGGCCTACAGGGCTGACCTGCCCCTCGACTTCCACATCATGGGCAATGTGGTATTTGCCATTCTCACACCCGTTCTCAACCCTCTCATCTACACACTGAGGAACAAGGATGTCAAAGCAGCCATCACCAAGATTGCATGTCCCCAGTAGCCAAAGAATGCTAGGAAACCCTGATTCAAAGAAATAACTTCATCTTCTCTCATAAACATCAATAACATAGAGGGGAAAAATGGCAAATTTAGAAAGCCCAGTAGTCAGAACACTCAATCTCAAAATATAGTCCTAGGTAGTCCTCCATTgtaatcaaataataatttttttcttaattcatagaaaaaaagaataggatttttaaatttaattttaagatgtGAACCCCAAATTTCACAAGACTGTGAATATAATTGAGGTCACATTACCATTAATTCAAACAGTTTTGATTCTTGGAGATTCCAAGTATTTGATTAACAAGAAACTCTGTCTTTTCCCTTGGATCTCTTCTTTCGATGTTTCTGAAAATCCCTAGCATTGCTGGCTATTGGATATGAATTATTCTTGCCCTTTTTGGTGAAATAGCAACTTAGATAGAAATATCCCTCAATAGAAAAACTCTGAAACCGCTCACATCTCAATCCTTGTTGCTTGAAAATTCACTGCCACCACTGATTTTCAAAACCAGTCACACAGGAAATTTGCCTCTGCTATCTAGACCTGCGTGATGCCCTAGAAGCAGAGCATGCCCCTCACGCAGCTTATGCTCAGGCAAGCAGTGTCCCTTAGCACACCTGTTTGGGTAAAAAGCAGTAGTTATTTTAATTCTCAGCACACCATAGTTTCCCCACGGTGGCTAAGTAGAGACACTGGGTGGCTGAGTGGAGAAGTTTCTCCTTATCAGAGGTATGCTGTTCCTGGGGCCACCACCCTTTCTCGAAGTATGGTCCTAGATATTCCTCTTCCTGCCCCAAGCGGCAAGCCCAGTCTCCTTATTCCCTTCTCCTGTGGCAAATTTCCTCTTGAAGACCTGTCAGGTTTGTCCATTGAGGGACATGTAGAGCAATGAAAAGTGTTAAGGGGGAACCCAGGTGACAAATATCCTCATCGTTGGCTCTTCACAGATAGCCTCATTCCAATTTCTAGAGTCCCAGTTTTTGTCAATCAAGGCAATACTGTTAACCATTCTCCCATTGCATAAGACCCAATGTAAATGGGACCTCAATGGGTGCAATTCAACAAAGGATATGATTTGTTCCTGGACTCAGCTTTCTGTGATCTCAGAGATCCTGCTATGGTCAGAAAGGGCTTCCCAAAACAGGGTGATATGAAGTCTCTGAGTTTCCTTGTTTACTGACCCTGGGCAGCTGGGATTGGGATTCATGTTCTTTTATCTAAACATTACTAATTTTGCAAGACATTTATTTCCAGCTCCTTGAAACTGATGTCTAAATGTCAGTGGGACCACATCCTTAAGGTCTAAAGGAGGTAGCCTAGTAAGTCGCCTTGCCCTAGAGTTCCATGCACTATCAGAATTTAACCTAAGGATGTAGAGGGGAAATTTTTTTACTGTCGACTCCACCACCACCCAATAAACAATTCCCAAAGTACTCCTGTGTTACTACCAAAGTTCTGTCTGGGGTTTATCTGTTCACAACCTCCCTTCTGGTACCAATTTCAGTTTCAGGTCAGGGCTTTGGTTTGCTGTGTCCCCAGATCATGACATCTTTTCATCTTCAGCTCCCCTTCTAGATGAACAAAGAATTAATCACATGTTAAGTGAATTGTAGTGATATGGAATCTCAGGCTAGTTCTACCCTCACTCAATATTTTCCTGTGGTTTCTCCTAAACATTTATCCGAGTAGACATGAAATCATAGCAACAACAACGTTTTTCACTTGTAGCTATACCTGCTAATTGGTAGTCTCTCCGTATTTCCCAAGTAAGAAAAAATTGCCTCAATTTTTgtacatcaaaggacactatcaagagagtgaaaagacaatccacagaatgggagaaaatatttgccaatcacatatctgataataattaataattattattaataaaataataacagataatcaataataactattaataaaataataatcaattattattattatattaacacATCATATAATAACTTTATTACAttagtatatgttatatatatattatataatattaatattatattattataatgacATAATAacttataatgataataaaatatttaataataaaattattattaataaaataaatcagaaaatgatAAGTGTTgataagaatgtggagaaattggaatgcttGTGCATTATTAGTAGGAATgtaaatggtgcagctgctatggaaaacaatatggcagttcctcaagaaATTAAACACATAAATACCACATGACCCGgtaattccacttctggttatatatccaaaagaattgaaagcagggtcctGAAGAGATGTTTTTATCcttatgttcatagcagcattattcacaataatcaagaggcagaaacaacctaaatatccaatgacagatgaatggaaaaacaaaatgtggtatatacactaaatggaatattattcaaccttgaaaaggaatgaaattctgatacatgctacaacatggatgaaccttaaagacattatgctaaaggaaataagccagacacaaaaggacaactattatattatttcacttacatgaggTGCTTAGAATAATCAAATTCGTAGGGACAGATAGTAGAACAATGGTTACTAGgagctgaggggagaggagaatgggaagttattgttttataaatacagagtttctgtttgggatgactACAaggttctggaaatggatagtggtgatggttggacaacattgtaaatgtatttaatgccattgAGCTCTACACTTAAGAATGGTTAAATGGTAAATATTATGTTACGTATAtgtaccataattttttaaagttaaatagtTTCAAGCCAGGCCATAGATCACAGGTCACGGATAGCCTGGGAGTTGGCTGCTTTTTGTCAGATGCTGGCTCTGGACCAAACTAGCTGTGGCCAGAGGGAAATGCATGAGTTCAATCATATGATTTAACAGGGGCACCTAATCGGTGGAAGCGActaggggagggagggtgggtggATTGGGAAGATATcaatcaaaggatacaaaatttcagctaAGCAGGAGGAATAAGtccaagagatctattgtacaacatgatgactataattaataacaatgtattgtatacttaaaaattgaaaaagaatagattttgtgttctcactacaaaaaataagtatttaaggTCATATACATGTTACTTagtttgatttagccattctgcaatgtattcatatttcaagacatcatgttgtacaccataaatatatagagttttaatttttttttcatttttttttaataaaaagagatgaggttttgccatgttgcccaggctggtctctaactcctgggctcaagtgatctgcccgcctctgctccacaaagcactaggattacaggcgtgaaccaccaagcccagccaatatatacagtttttgtttatcgattaaaataaataagtaaataaataacctaCAAAAAGAATCAGTGGAGCAGTTTGTCTTAAAAAGAAGGGTGAGAGGGAGTTTGAAGCCCTATACACTTGGTGGAGTCTTTTCACCCCTGTGAACCTGAGGTGGTGGTTGTGAAGGTATCCCTAGACACCTTGGCTCCTCTCCATCCCCACATCCTTGACCCGGGTGCAGATGTCACCATCTGATCTCTTCTGGATGAGCACAGCATTCTCTTCACGGATCTCGTGTCCATGTTCCCATACATAAAGTGGCCAGAGCAGGCTTTCTGACACACAGATCTGGTCATATTACCACCCTCCATGTGACTTAAAGACTCTCCCTGATCCAGTCCTGAACGATCTGTTTGGCCTCAAGTCTCGCCATTATCTCTTGCATGgcaattctgaatttcttttcagtttctcag
The genomic region above belongs to Papio anubis isolate 15944 chromosome 12, Panubis1.0, whole genome shotgun sequence and contains:
- the LOC100997520 gene encoding olfactory receptor 2AT4-like, encoding METITCNGSGDSSTIFYLMGIPSLPKCLFLPIFFVFLLLYMLILMGNALILVTVVAKPSLHKPMYFFLINLSTLDILVTTTTVPKMLSLFLLGDRFLSFPACFLQMYLFHSFSCSEAFILVVMAYDRYVAICRPLHYPVLMTPQTNAVLATSAWLTALLLPIPAVVRTSQMAFDSIAHIYHCFCDHLAVVQASCSDTTPQTFMGFCIAMVVSFLPLLLVLLSYAHILTSVLRINSQEGRSKAFSTCSSHLLVVGTYYSSIALAYVAYRADLPLDFHIMGNVVFAILTPVLNPLIYTLRNKDVKAAITKIACPQ